ATCACGCGATGTCGAACTTTGAGTTCGTTAACCCAGACGGCGGCGTTCTCGGCGACCGCGACTTCTCCCGGCAGGATCGCGAAATCGATGTCCGCTAGCTCGTGGGGATCGTTGATTGCTTCCATCGATGTCGTCCCGGTCAGCGCCGCGGGAACCAGCGACAACGTCAGTTTGGCCGACGTGAACTGCGGTAACGAATTCAATTCGTGGGTGATGTCCGCTTCGTGCGCGACGCGGATCGCACGGCCGCCGATCATTTCCAGGACGCTCGCAAATTGTGCGAACGGGTCGGGATAGGTGATCCAGGGACCATCGAAGCCAGGGAGATCAGACGATTGCGGCAAATGTTGTCGCACTGAGGCGAGAATGCGTTCACGAGCAGACATGAAAGACTGAATTCTCCGCGGACCCGAATCCAAACGAGGTCATTGACAACAAGGTTTCAACCGTCGCAATAGTGTAAATCGCCTCGTGCCGCATTGCGACCCAGACGCCTCAAACACAGGTTCGGTCGTGACGTTGAAATCCGAGGGGGAAGAAAACTGAACGCAAAGGCGCCAAGGCGCAAAGAATTGAGGAAGCGGGTGGTGATCTTTGCCTTAACTTTGCGTCCTTGCGCCGTAGCGCCTTTGCGTTCAGTTTCTTCTCAATTCCATTCGCAACGTTTCGCGGGGCGTTTTGCTGGCGTTGATGTGAAGTAGCCTGATTTGGCGTTTGAAAATCGTTCACGACGTTGCTCCGTGGGGCGACGATCCTTTGCGAGTGTCGCTTGATCGGGCTATGCTGGCCGTTAGACGTGGCCCGTTCCTTCGTCGCCGGGCTGCAATCGATCCCCTATGGCAGATCAGACCCCATGGCCGACTACACCAAGTACGATCCTCGCGTCGATTCACTGGTCATTGAGTCGCGGACTCATTGGGACCCGTCGGTCGGCAAGTTGACGGACGAGGACAAGAAGTTCCTGTCCATGATGGTTCATCGCAGCCCTGCCAAGGCCGCCAAGATCGAGTACAACCGATCGCATACCGGCTTCACCCGTGAAATCACCGTCACCGCGGATGACATCGCCCGAATCTACGACGAACAGATGCAGGCACACTGACGCCGAGTCCGCTTGATCCCTTGTCCTCGTCTCCAAGCTCCTGCATGGTGACGCCTCACGCCATCTTGTGTTCTGTCGAGGTGGAAAGTGGATCAGGGATCCTCGCACACACGTCTCGATGAGGAGGGCATTCCGGAATCGAGATCACAAGGAGCGTTAACAAGCGGGAGCTTTGTAACGAGAGGCTATCCGTCAGCGCCCTCAAATGAAACAAACCGGGCCGTCCTTCGAAAAAGGACGGCCCGGCGGCGTTTTCACTGTGCGAAGTTGACCGATTGATCTCAGATCAATCCGAATAAGCGCGGGTGACTTCTTCAAGGACGATTTCGTCCTGGACTTCCGCACCGGTGAGTCGCGCTTTCAGGCGATGGCTGCCTTCTTTCTTGACCTTCATCATCACGCGGTACGTGACTTGTGCTCCCGGGGCAATCTGCTCGAGCGGTTTGAAGGACAACGTCCGACCTTCGAGGTCTTGTGGAACGGGAGCTTTCGCGGACAGGAATTCCATCCCGGCCGGAAGTTCGCAGACCAGGCTGACGTCGGTCGCGGCTTTCGATCCATCGTTCTTCACGCGGATCTCGTAACCGGTTTCCGCACCATTCTCCACCGGATCATCCAGATCGACCAGTTCCATCGTCAGAGACGCAATTCCGTCGACGCGTGTTTCGATGCGAGCATCGGCTTGGACGCCTGATTCGGAAACCACCTGCACCGTGTGAGCGAACTCACCGATCTGCAACGAACGCAGTTCGCACGCCACTTGCGTCGATTCACCCGGTTCCAGGTGATCGATGAACCAAGAGATCGTGCTGACCGATGGATCAAACTTCCCGCTGTTGTCGGCCGAGACGAATTTGAACCCCGACGCGACCAGTTGTGAGATGTGGATGTTGTTGTTCGCCAGGCTGCCATCGTTGGTGACAGTCAGGACGTACTTTGCATTCCGGCCCTTGTATCGCAAAGAGGGGCCTTCGACGGCGACTTTGATACTCGGCGCGACAACGTCGAAATCGACGGTGTCGGTGCTGGTGGCATCCGAACTTGACGTGGCCACCACGCTGACCGACTGCGGTCCGCCTTTGGCTGCGGTCAAACCCAGGCGATAGCTACGTGTTTCGCCTGGTCCGATCGAACCCACATCGATGACCAGGCGGTCTTCGCGGGTGGGGTGTTCCAGTCCATCGGACAGCTTCGCTTCGATTTTCACGTCCTGGGCCGTACCCGTTCCCGGGTTCGTCACGGTAATCATTTGCGAGGCGGGGTCGCCTAGCATGACTTCCTTGGTTGGCGACTTGATCGCGATCTTCAGCATCGGTTCGCAAACCGCAAACGCGGCCGCGCTGACGCCCGTGAATCGGACTTGTGCTGTCGCGCCGATTTCACCCCGAACGCTGGGAATCAGCGTGACGGTGATCTTTTTCTCGCTGGCCGGGGCCAGACTTTCAAATGTCCAGGTCAGGCGATCGGTCGCAGATGCCGGCCGCGGTTCGGCGGCGGTCAGCCGCACATTTGTCGGGAAGACGGCGTCCACGGCCAGTTCGGAAACGGGTGTTTCGCCCGCATTCTTGACGATCAAATCCACAAGGCACTCTTGGCCCACGTTGAATTCGCCGCGTTTGACCCACTCGACCGTGACTTGAGGTGTCTGTGGTCCAGCGGCGGCAACGGTGCTGGGGTCGGAGTGAGAATCACCACCCGTCTGGACAATGTCATCGAACGGGCTACGTTCACTGGCGGGTTTCTTGGAATCCGCTTTGCGAACCGGCTTCTCGGCCGTTTCTTCAAGCCCTTGGATGGGGGGAGCGCTGCGTGGGCGGCCATCACCGCGAATCTGCTGAATCGGGTTTTTCTTGCCTGCACTGCGGTCATATTTGGCATACGAGATCCGTGCAGAGGGACGGCCGGTTGGAGGTGCGGCTTCTTTGGCGGCGGCGTCCTGCTCAGCTCCTGCCGAAAGTTCGCTCGTCGCACTGTCATCTTGTGCGACCGGCTTCGATGCGGTTTTGGGAGTCTTCTTGGCCCAGGTCTCGGGGCGATCGACATCAACTTCGTCGCTCCAGTCGACCACTTTCACTTTCGACGCCGGGCTTGCGTCGGCCGCAGCCGCACGCTTGGCCGAAACGGAAGGGATTCGTTCGTCTTCGGCGAACAAATCTTTGTAGTAGTTCTTCGGGGTTCCGCTCGCCGGCTTTTTGGTAGAGCTGCTTCCAGAGACGCGCGTCGTTCCGACGGCGCTTCGGCGAGATGGCAATTCGGAGGCGGGGTCAGCAGCGTTACCGTTCTGGCAAAGCGCCATCATTCCCGAGATGGCGAGCATCCAAGTCCCGCGTTTCATGATCGGTTCCTTCCGAACAGTTCGTGGCGAATTCCAATTATCTCGTGCGGCGGAATGGAGCGAAACGAGGCTGTTCAATACTCACGCAAGTTCCACTTCAACGAGTGTCCAACGTCAGTTATCGGCGAAGCAGGGGATTTTGATTCAGTGGAAGTTGTCGCCTGCGGTGAGTTTTATGCGCATTCCGTCTTTGAGGCTTGGGTTGGTCTTGCGGCGGCGTCAATCCGGTCTCCGCGACCGCCCTCAGCTTCGGCGTACGTTGTAACAGTGCTTCTTTTCGGTAGTTGTGATCGCAGGTCATTCGCCGGACCGTCTTGCTCGCGTTCATCGAACGGCAGTTCCGACTCGAATTGAAGTTGCGGACAGGTTTGGTTGGAACCGTTTTAAACGGCAGTTTCTGCCGATCTCGGTGCGAAGTCGGTTCTGAAGAGCAGAAGGTCCGATGCCCGATTGGTCGATGGGGATATCATGGATCGATGATCCTCGTTTCGTCGCCTTGAGCATCCTCTCGTTCCCCTCGTTACCAAGCTCCCGCTTGGTAACGTCTCCTACACACACGCACACACAGAAATGTGTACGTCGGTCCCAGGCCACGTTGCGGCTCGACAGAAAATTGAATCGCAAGAGGCGTTACCAAGCAGGAGCTTGGTAACGAGGAAAGCCGAGGAATTTGGTCGCGAGGGAAAAGAGGCGAAAATCCTGCTTGGGATCGAGGGGAGTTGGAGATGAGAAGCACGAAATGAGCTGGATCGGATATCATCGAATGACGGTGGTGTCCTGTACCGTCCAGGTCTCCGCTGGTTTGCAGCTACAAAGGGAACCGCATGCCACCACGTCGCAAACCGAATCAGGTTGTCCCGGCTGCTGCTGTCCGGCCGAGCGATCCTTCGCAGTACATGTCGGGCTTCGCGCACTATCTGAAGGCCGAGTGTGGTCTGTCGGACAATACGTTGATGGCTTACCGGCGCGATCTGGTCCGGTTCATGACGTGGTATCGCGATCATGGTCCTGCGCGGATTCAGCAGGTCGATCTCGCTCTGTTGTCGCAATACCTGCAGGACTTGCACTCGAATTCGTACGCCGCCACATCCATGGCGCGGCACCTTGTCTCGCTCAAGATGTTCTTTCGATATCTGGTGCTCGAAGCGATTTTGCCCGAGAGCGTAGTGGAACTCGTCAATTCACCGAAGCTCTGGCAACACCTGCCCAAGGTGCTAAGTCCCGAGAAGGTGGATGAATTGATCGCATCGCCCTCGCGGATGGACCGCACCCCGCTTCGCGACCGATCGCTGCTGGCGTTGATGTATGCCACGGGCTGCCGAGCGTCCGAGGTTTGTGGCGTCACCATGCGCGACATCCAGCTTGAAGAGGGATATTGCCGATGCGTCGGTAAAGGAAACAAAGAGCGAATCGTCTCTCTGAATCCGGTGGCCCGGGCTTCGATTGAAGCGTATCTCAAGCATGAACGACCAAATCTGGTCAAGCTGGAAGACGCGTCAACGCCGCTATTGGTCTCGCGCACGGGCAAACGATTGTCACGGATCACGGTCTGGAAACTGGTCAAACGCTACGCCGCACGAATTG
This Schlesneria paludicola DSM 18645 DNA region includes the following protein-coding sequences:
- a CDS encoding LutC/YkgG family protein, which produces MSARERILASVRQHLPQSSDLPGFDGPWITYPDPFAQFASVLEMIGGRAIRVAHEADITHELNSLPQFTSAKLTLSLVPAALTGTTSMEAINDPHELADIDFAILPGEVAVAENAAVWVNELKVRHRVIYFLCQHLALVVPASQLVNNMHEAYERITVTASPFGGFIAGPSKTADIEQSLVIGAHGPRSMTVFIVG
- a CDS encoding COG1361 family protein, with product MKRGTWMLAISGMMALCQNGNAADPASELPSRRSAVGTTRVSGSSSTKKPASGTPKNYYKDLFAEDERIPSVSAKRAAAADASPASKVKVVDWSDEVDVDRPETWAKKTPKTASKPVAQDDSATSELSAGAEQDAAAKEAAPPTGRPSARISYAKYDRSAGKKNPIQQIRGDGRPRSAPPIQGLEETAEKPVRKADSKKPASERSPFDDIVQTGGDSHSDPSTVAAAGPQTPQVTVEWVKRGEFNVGQECLVDLIVKNAGETPVSELAVDAVFPTNVRLTAAEPRPASATDRLTWTFESLAPASEKKITVTLIPSVRGEIGATAQVRFTGVSAAAFAVCEPMLKIAIKSPTKEVMLGDPASQMITVTNPGTGTAQDVKIEAKLSDGLEHPTREDRLVIDVGSIGPGETRSYRLGLTAAKGGPQSVSVVATSSSDATSTDTVDFDVVAPSIKVAVEGPSLRYKGRNAKYVLTVTNDGSLANNNIHISQLVASGFKFVSADNSGKFDPSVSTISWFIDHLEPGESTQVACELRSLQIGEFAHTVQVVSESGVQADARIETRVDGIASLTMELVDLDDPVENGAETGYEIRVKNDGSKAATDVSLVCELPAGMEFLSAKAPVPQDLEGRTLSFKPLEQIAPGAQVTYRVMMKVKKEGSHRLKARLTGAEVQDEIVLEEVTRAYSD
- the xerD gene encoding site-specific tyrosine recombinase XerD gives rise to the protein MPPRRKPNQVVPAAAVRPSDPSQYMSGFAHYLKAECGLSDNTLMAYRRDLVRFMTWYRDHGPARIQQVDLALLSQYLQDLHSNSYAATSMARHLVSLKMFFRYLVLEAILPESVVELVNSPKLWQHLPKVLSPEKVDELIASPSRMDRTPLRDRSLLALMYATGCRASEVCGVTMRDIQLEEGYCRCVGKGNKERIVSLNPVARASIEAYLKHERPNLVKLEDASTPLLVSRTGKRLSRITVWKLVKRYAARIGASREVSPHTLRHSFATHMLAGGAEIRALQELLGHASIRTTQIYTHVDHSRLKSIHEKCHPRG